In the genome of Cryptomeria japonica chromosome 8, Sugi_1.0, whole genome shotgun sequence, one region contains:
- the LOC131032277 gene encoding abscisic acid 8'-hydroxylase 1, which translates to MIFLLAILIIVGGCMVVRLWYHLVFFSRGSRLPPGSMGWPYIGQTLQLYSQNPDFFFSSKQKRYGDIFKTRVLGCPCIMIANPEAVRFVLVQKAQIFKPTFPASKERMLGRNALFFQEGEYHARLRKLVQSSFLPEAIRGIVPDIDKIAQNILKTWEGRTISTFQEMKKYAFDVGLHSIFGPLDSAHHEALKKYYHILEKGYNSLPVNLPGTLFNKSIKARKKLGQILSKIIAERRAQNAHHKDFLESLMASRDEKGQTLNEEQIADNVIGVLFAAQDTTASVLTWLVKFLAEYPALLDAVIAEQDAVGGSKVEESLTIADTKKMLLTTRVIQETLRVATVLSFTFREAVEDVEYKGFLIPKGWKVLPLFRNIHHNPEFFPDPQHFDPSRFLVPPKPNTFLPFGNGVHSCPGNQLAYTEMFILIHHLTTKYRWQLVGTESGIEYGPFPLPKQGLPVRLIPR; encoded by the exons ATGATCTTTCTGCTGGCAATTCTGATAATTGTGGGGGGGTGTATGGTGGTAAGACTATGGTATCATCTAGTTTTCTTCTCCAGAGGAAGTAGACTGCCACCAGGGTCCATGGGATGGCCATATATTGGGCAAACATTGCAGCTTTACTCTCAAAATCCAGACTTCTTCTTCTCCAGTAAACAGAAGAG ATATGGCGACATATTCAAAACTCGAGTTCTAGGGTGCCCTTGTATTATGATTGCAAATCCAGAGGCTGTGAGATTTGTACTGGTCCAGAAAGCTCAGATTTTTAAGCCCACCTTCCCTGCGAGCAAGGAGCGGATGCTTGGCCGGAATGCTCTGTTTTTTCAGGAAGGAGAATACCATGCACGCCTGAGGAAACTTGTTCAGTCTAGTTTCCTTCCTGAGGCTATCCGTGGCATTGTTCCCGACATCGACAAGATAGCGCAGAATATCTTGAAGACATGGGAAGGGCGCACAATAAGTACATTCCAGGAGATGAAAAAG TATGCGTTTGATGTGGGATTGCATTCTATTTTTGGTCCCTTGGACTCCGCTCACCATGAAGCTCTCAAGAAATATTATCACATTTTGGAGAAGGGATACAATTCTTTGCCTGTCAACCTCCCTGGAACGCTCTTCAACAAATCCATCAAG GCAAGGAAGAAGCTCGGCCAAATATTGAGTAAAATAATTGCAGAGCGACGAGCCCAGAATGCACATCACAAGGATTTCTTGGAGTCATTGATGGCATCCAGAGATGAAAAAGGACAGACTCTGAACGAGGAGCAGATAGCTGACAACGTCATTGGCGTTCTCTTCGCAGCGCAGGATACAACAGCCAGTGTCTTGACGTGGCTTGTTAAATTTCTTGCAGAATATCCTGCCCTTCTTGACGCTGTCATT GCTGAGCAAGATGCGGTTGGAGGGAGTAAGGTAGAGGAGTCCTTAACAATTGCAGACACCAAGAAAATGCTGCTCACAACAAGG GTTATTCAGGAGACGTTGAGGGTGGCGACAGTGTTATCCTTCACGTTCAGAGAAGCTGTTGAAGACGTTGAGTACAAAG GTTTCCTCATTCCCAAGGGTTGGAAAGTATTGCCGCTGTTCCGAAACATCCATCATAATCCTGAATTCTTCCCTGATCCCCAACATTTTGATCCATCAAGATTCCTA GTGCCTCCAAAGCCAAATACTTTCTTGCCCTTTGGGAATGGAGTCCACTCGTGCCCAGGAAATCAGCTGGCATACACGGAAATGTTCATCTTAATCCACCATCTTACAACCAAGTACAG GTGGCAACTTGTGGGGACCGAGAGTGGGATTGAATATGGTCCCTTCCCTCTTCCAAAACAAGGACTTCCAGTAAGACTTATCCCCAGATAA